Proteins from one Tetrapisispora phaffii CBS 4417 chromosome 8, complete genome genomic window:
- the VTS1 gene encoding Vts1p (similar to Saccharomyces cerevisiae VTS1 (YOR359W); ancestral locus Anc_7.27), with amino-acid sequence MHNMGYDYDEFPSSNQSPFNNTTQNINRSAHPGAVLLVSPNTSSASQNTSNILNDGINVPQNGNLSGQHNGGLPITDFLDQQRSIFTDPSNTVPNSIVGFSNQSNGSSLMNNNVAVSPSLNNIPLMSHSQHNSAGSELVSPTPYYLDVNDSKSNVEQSNSNLNFLQSAGNGSSCQDSQAISFNQNINGLSSWVPQLSSLQQNILMSSLFPLLHEDVLASTKLKLDNMLATYDQTTFKNQAHIIHINNFTNETNSKDIMGMSSPNMSRGSSPLMRENTYPLSNMSDLFTSGSTPSPNANNDNISVSSMRFKNNANIFNQWSNSTFKNNLMGDLGSEFQRPKSVDPYVIQAINNKSSGSLYNKKLYTNSGNVNGTTIPNSINKNQANAHNNNIQNNFHGNNNMTAGVMSRNKSANDHDVKSKYPSPYYSESKSSQWNSRSNTSFQMDNNYVPYGNAKQNTSSINSSSNAQANTNAFGNHNNSSMNPKSLTDPKLLSNIPLWLKSLRLHKYSEALKNIKWTDLIVLNDLQLEELGITALGARRKLLKAFLVVLDYQEKGLIPTAAYTDTDETLNPNSNQKNLWNHRFTK; translated from the coding sequence ATGCATAATATGGGCTATGATTACGACGAGTTTCCAAGCAGCAATCAATCCCCATTTAACAATACCACGcaaaatatcaatagaAGTGCTCATCCAGGAGCTGTTCTGTTAGTTTCTCCAAACACATCAAGTGCATCTCAAAACACatctaatatattaaatgacGGAATAAATGTGCCACAGAATGGAAATTTGAGTGGTCAGCATAACGGAGGCCTACCAATCACTGATTTCTTGGATCAACAAAGGTCAATCTTCACAGACCCATCGAATACAGTTCCAAACTCTATTGTAGGATTCAGCAATCAAAGTAACGGATCATCTTTAATGAATAACAACGTCGCTGTTTCTCCTTCTCTTAACAATATTCCACTGATGAGTCACAGTCAACACAATTCAGCAGGCTCTGAATTAGTATCACCTACTCCTTATTACTTGGATGTGAATGATTCGAAATCCAACGTCGAACAATCAAATAGCAACCTGAACTTCTTACAGAGTGCAGGTAATGGTAGCAGTTGTCAAGATTCACAGGCAATATCATtcaatcaaaatataaatggCCTAAGTTCTTGGGTTCCGCAACTTTCAAGTCtacaacaaaatattttgatgtCTTCCTTATTCCCACTGTTGCATGAAGATGTATTGGCGTCAACTAAGCTGAAATTAGATAATATGTTGGCGACGTACGATCAGACAACTTTCAAGAACCAAGCTCATATAATTCacattaataattttactaATGAGACAAATAGTAAGGATATTATGGGAATGAGTTCTCCTAACATGTCAAGAGGGTCATCTCCCCTAATGAGAGAAAATACTTACCCATTATCAAATATGAGTGATCTATTTACAAGCGGATCTACCCCAAGTCCAAACGcaaataatgacaatattTCGGTTTCCAGTATGCGATTCAAAAACAATGctaatatattcaatcaATGGAGTAATAGtactttcaaaaataatttgatgGGGGATTTAGGTAGCGAATTCCAAAGGCCAAAATCAGTCGACCCTTATGTGATACAGGCTATTAACAACAAATCTAGTGGTTCTTTGTATAACAAGAAACTTTATACTAACTCTGGTAATGTTAATGGAACTACAATTCCTAACAGCatcaataaaaatcaaGCAAATGCTCACAACAATAACATTCAAAATAACTTTcatggtaataataatatgaCTGCAGGAGTTATGAGTAGGAATAAATCTGCTAATGATCATGATGTTAAAAGTAAATACCCTTCTCCATATTATAGTGAGTCAAAGAGTAGTCAATGGAATTCTCGTTCCAATACAAGTTTTCAAATGGATAATAACTATGTACCATATGGGAATGCTAAACAAAATACTAGTTCCATTAATAGCAGCAGCAATGCACAAGCAAATACCAACGCTTTTGGCAACCATAACAACTCCTCTATGAATCCAAAAAGTTTAACTGATCCAAAactattatcaaatattccATTATGGCTAAAATCGTTAAGGTTACACAAGTATTCAGAAGCattaaaaaacattaaatgGACAGACTTAATTGTTCTGAACGATTTACAGTTGGAAGAGTTAGGTATAACTGCATTAGGTGCACGCCgtaaattattaaaggCATTCTTAGTTGTTTTAGATTACCAAGAAAAGGGATTAATACCAACAGCTGCATATACGGACACTGACGAAACTTTAAATCCTAATTCCAACCAAAAAAATCTGTGGAATCATAGATTTACTAAGTAA
- the PDE2 gene encoding 3',5'-cyclic-nucleotide phosphodiesterase PDE2 (similar to Saccharomyces cerevisiae PDE2 (YOR360C); ancestral locus Anc_7.26) — protein sequence MISKVFYISDLKGNSGNGCVGNVKKLLDDNELSKLFDDNIEEFKSFQEFFTRIYNDRVNDSIETNFENGVYLIIVNNAESVNIRQFNSTIRSFFPTLNLLAFNYSEFIGFTSDIALWQQLKDDIKVVNNKIKRAKYWMYHTDGFKNSEHTNCSSNIYSMWSHFNSVDASHKRISGNGNATHIPEYLRSIDFKKIITSRLKYTDDEEKYISIVSNWSFAINELNSSELIYCSYLIIKLSINQLMQNTVKINENDIFLFLFSIEASYHKVNKFHNFKHAVDVMQATWKLSQYLLPNDKKYSLTVLLLCFAAIGHDMAHPGTNNNIFIKYNTELSSYYNNESILENFHLFLFNNLLNEQRNCILPITDNNNVIKEAIMATDMAKHKHYVKKLDNLVITENAQVDLSEPQLHDMISFIIKAADISNVTRPLRISAQWAYLISLEFKECELLENYINNGKDDIIDKLSNDADDNIMIRENLVLSTDQLIKRNPHLSKSQIFFIDVFAEEFFNKLTKKFPILSFLTDNIVFNKNYWLKHSDEVND from the coding sequence ATGATTTCAAAAGTGTTTTACATTAGTGATTTGAAGGGAAATAGTGGAAATGGTTGTGTTGGGAATGTTAAGAAACTGTTAGATGATAATGAACTTTCAAAGTTGTTTGACGATAATATTGAAGAGTTTAAGAGTTTTCAAGAGTTTTTCACAAGAATTTATAACGATAGAGTAAACGATAGTATTGAGACTAACTTTGAAAACGGTGTCTATTTAATCATTGTTAACAATGCAGAGAGTGTTAATATACGGCAATTTAATAGCACAATTAGGAGTTTCTTCCCGACTTTAAATTTACTAGCATTCAATTATTCAGAGTTTATTGGATTCACTTCCGATATAGCCCTCTGGCAGCAATTGAAGGATGATATTAAAGTCgtgaataataaaattaaaagagcCAAATATTGGATGTATCATACTGATGGATTTAAAAACTCTGAGCATACAAATTGTTCATCAAACATTTATTCTATGTGGTCTCATTTTAATTCAGTGGATGCTTCTCATAAGAGAATATCTGGAAATGGAAATGCCACTCATATCCCTGAATATTTAAGATCcattgatttcaaaaagaTAATTACTAGTCGTCTTAAATACACTGATGATGAAGAGAAATATATAAGCATTGTTTCAAATTGGTCATTTGCAATAAATGAACTGAATAGCTCGGAATTGATTTACTGCTCatatttgattataaaattatcaataaatcaattgatgcAAAACACtgttaaaattaatgaaaacgatatatttttatttttattttcaatcgAAGCTTCCTATCataaagttaataaatttcatAATTTCAAACATGCTGTGGATGTCATGCAAGCAACTTGGAAATTAAGTCAGTATTTATTAccaaatgataaaaaatattcactAACCGTACTATTATTGTGTTTTGCTGCAATCGGGCACGATATGGCTCATCCGGGcactaataataatatattcataaaatACAATACAGAATTATCAAGTTATTATAACAACGAATCTATATTAGAGAATTTCCATTTATTCctattcaataatttgttaaatGAGCAAAGGAATTGCATACTACCAATAacagataataataatgtcatAAAAGAGGCTATAATGGCTACGGATATGGCAAAGCATAAGCATTACGTTAAGAAACTTGATAATCTCGTCATAACAGAAAATGCTCAAGTAGATTTATCTGAGCCACAACTACATGATATGATCTCGTTTATTATCAAAGCAGCAGACATTTCTAACGTCACTAGACCCCTACGCATCTCAGCCCAATGGGCCTATCTAATATCTCtagaatttaaagaatgtGAGTTATTggaaaattatattaacaATGGGAAGGatgatataattgataaattaagTAATGATGCTGACGATAATATTATGATAAGAGAAAATTTAGTATTATCAACTGATCAACTTATTAAAAGGAATCCGCATTTATCGAAATCtcaaattttcttcattgaCGTATTTGCAgaagaattttttaataagttAACTAAAAAGTTCCCAATCTTATCATTCTTAAcagataatattgtttttaataaaaattattggtTAAAGCACAGTGACGAAGTGAATGATTAA
- the BOL1 gene encoding Bol1p (similar to Saccharomyces cerevisiae YAL044W-A; ancestral locus Anc_7.24), with protein sequence MLRRTIMSSNLNKSGIVDVPRNRSITGPIANEIKSKIYEGINGIDIFEIANESYKHAGHYQVKISGTNEYESHFKLMIISNEFDGMTLMKRHRRVFTILKDTIDKIHSIQIDARTVPEHRKLQAKST encoded by the coding sequence ATGTTGAGACGGACTATCATGAgttcaaatttgaataagAGTGGGATAGTTGACGTTCCCCGTAATAGGAGCATCACGGGTCCAATTGCCAATGAGATCAAATCCAAGATCTATGAAGGAATCAATGGGATCGACATATTCGAAATAGCTAACGAATCGTACAAACATGCTGGACATTACCAAGTGAAAATTAGTGGTACGAACGAATATGAGTCCCATTTCAAACTAATGATAATAAGCAATGAATTTGACGGAATGACGTTAATGAAGAGACACAGAAGAGTGTTCACGATACTAAAGGATACAATTGACAAAATCCATTCCATACAAATAGACGCAAGAACCGTTCCAGAACACAGAAAACTTCAAGCCAAAAGCACATAA
- the BOL3 gene encoding Bol3p (similar to Saccharomyces cerevisiae YAL046C; ancestral locus Anc_7.23) yields MLKYNSVVKQLSKRLYSMSSQEQYIYDKITKQLNPKSLQVADISGGCGSMFSIQVSSEKFKGLSIVKQHKLVNEILKDDIGKWHGLQLKTSSKV; encoded by the coding sequence ATGTTGAAGTATAATAGTGTGGTGAAACAGCTCAGTAAGCGACTCTATTCAATGAGCTCGCAagaacaatatatatatgacaAAATAACTAAACAATTGAATCCTAAATCATTGCAAGTGGCAGACATATCGGGTGGTTGCGGATCAATGTTCTCTATACAAGTATCAAGTGAGAAATTCAAAGGTCTCTCCATAGTTAAACAACATAAACTAGTTAATGAGATCTTAAAGGACGATATCGGTAAATGGCATGGCttacaattaaaaactAGCTCCAAAGTCTAG